From the genome of Papaver somniferum cultivar HN1 chromosome 2, ASM357369v1, whole genome shotgun sequence, one region includes:
- the LOC113348929 gene encoding uncharacterized protein LOC113348929 — MAISVLLKAFTRRAQLPCSLSSYESVFRNVNSPTSSLPSKTFTSLGGRSCCSKPDHSCPVAQNQTKSNLRKVVFKYVCVNDESQEASRPVKPIIRKVLEIPSGVTFFEDIDGDDVNWCYLRDFLQSYIVRLRRLQS; from the exons ATGGCGATTTCAGTACTTCTTAAAGCTTTTACTCGCCGTGCTCAACTTCCATGTTCTCTTTCTTCTTATGAATCT GTGTTTAGGAATGTTAACAGCCCTACTAGTTCATTACCGAGCAAAACGTTCACGAGTTTGGGTGGTAGATCATGCTG CTCAAAACCAGATCACAGTTGTCCAGTTGCGCAG AACCAAACCAAGTCCAACCTAAGAAAGGTAGTTTTCAAGTATGTATGCGTGAATGACGAGTCTCAAGAAGCCAGTAGGCCCGTCAAGCCCATAATTAGAAAGGTACTTGAAATTCCCAGTGGTGTTACATTCTTTGAAGACATAGACGGAGATGACGTGAACTGGTGCTACTTGAGGGATTTTTTGCAGTCCTATATCGTGCGATTAAGGAGGCTACAGAGTTAA